The following are encoded in a window of Gossypium raimondii isolate GPD5lz chromosome 13, ASM2569854v1, whole genome shotgun sequence genomic DNA:
- the LOC105784016 gene encoding uncharacterized protein LOC105784016, which translates to MASSTVPIGVAVSAPSSFLSDRRTSVRFSEFRGLKIKPRLASLAQSTRSAIQDRRRVGRVVCEAQNTAVDVPAIKDETWQSLVLDCELPVLVEFWAPWCGPCRMIHPIIDELSKQYAGKLKCYKVNTDESPTIATRYGIRSIPTVMIFESGEKKDAVIGAVPKSTLTTCIERFL; encoded by the exons ATGGCTTCCTCCACGGTTCCGATCGGTGTTGCTGTCTCTGccccttcttcttttctttctgaTCGGAGAACATCCGTTAGATTTTCGGAATTTCGTGGTCTCAAGATTAAACCCAGGTTGGCGTCGCTGGCTCAGTCGACCAGATCGGCGATTCAGGACCGGCGTCGAGTCGGACGTGTTGTTTGTGAGGCTCAGAACACCGCTGTTGATG TGCCAGCAATTAAGGATGAAACATGGCAGTCACTAGTTCTTGATTGTGAATTGCCTGTTCTGGTTGAATTTTGGGCTCCGTGGTGCGGACCTTGCCGTATGATCCACCCCATAATCGACGAGCTGTCGAAGCAATATGCTGGGAAGCTCAAATGTTACAAAGTTAACACCGACGAGAGTCCTACCATCGCAACACGATATGGAATCCGAAGCATTCCGACTGTTATGATCTTCGAGAGTGGGGAGAAGAAAGATGCAGTGATTGGTGCCGTTCCGAAGTCGACATTGACAACTTGCATCGAGAGATTCTTGTAG